In Saccharomyces eubayanus strain FM1318 chromosome XV, whole genome shotgun sequence, a single window of DNA contains:
- the SSF1 gene encoding rRNA-binding ribosome biosynthesis protein, translated as MAKRRQKKRTHAQVVPEQEKGIPKSMVIRVGQTSLANHSLNQLVKDFRQIMQPHTAIKLKERKSNKLKDFVVMCGPLGVTHLFMFTQSEKTGNVSLKIARTPQGPTVTFQVMDYSLGKDIKKFLKRPKSLNNDDVLNPPLLVLNGFSTSKKSDEDNQDVNVEKVVVSMFQNIFPPLNPARTSLNSIKRVFMINKDRATGEISMRHYFIDIREVEISRNLKRLYKAKNNLSKTVPNLHRKDDISSLILDHDLGAYTSESEIEDDAIVRVVDNQDVKAKQSQNSKPQKKSAETKDAKEEGEEEDVEMEEPKRQEPSQPTPRKKAIKLTELGPRLTLKLVKIEEGICSGKVLHHEYVQKSSGEIRELEKRHAAKMRLKEQRKKEQEENIAKKKAVKDAKKERKLERRKARAAEEGDGENKADAVSDDESSSSEDEHYSDVPEDLDSDLFSEVE; from the coding sequence ATGgccaaaagaagacaaaaaaagagaactcATGCGCAGGTTGTACCTGAGCAGGAAAAAGGTATTCCAAAATCAATGGTCATTAGAGTCGGGCAAACTTCTCTGGCCAACCACTCTTTGAACCAATTAGTAAAGGATTTTCGTCAAATCATGCAACCACATACAGCTATAAAACTAAAAGAGCGTAAGTCCAATAAACTCAAGGATTTTGTTGTTATGTGTGGTCCATTAGGTGTTACTCATCTCTTTATGTTCACACAATCCGAAAAGACAGGTaatgtttctttgaagataGCAAGAACTCCACAGGGTCCTACTGTGACCTTTCAAGTGATGGATTATTCTTTAGGgaaagatatcaaaaagttcttaaaaagaccaaaatcattgaataATGATGACGTACTAAATCCACCATTGCTAGTCTTAAACGGGTTTTCCACATCCAAGAAATCCGATGAAGACAATCAGGATGTAAACGTAGAGAAGGTCGTTGTTTCCATGTTTCAAAACATCTTCCCACCTTTAAATCCAGCTAGGACTTCATTAAATTCTATCAAACGTGTATTCATGATTAACAAGGACAGAGCAACGGGCGAAATTTCCATGCGTCATTACTTCATCGATATTAGAGAGGTAGAAATTTCGAGAAACCTGAAAAGACTTTATAAGGCTAAGAATAATTTGAGTAAAACGGTGCCGAATTTACATCGAAAAGATGACATTTCCTCATTAATCTTGGACCACGATTTGGGTGCCTATACGTCTGAATCGGAAATAGAAGACGACGCTATTGTGAGAGTGGTTGATAACCAAGACGTCAAAGCAAAGCAATCTCAAAACTCGAAAcctcaaaagaaatcagCAGAGACAAAGGATGCTAAAGaggaaggagaagaagaagacgtaGAAATGGAGGAGCCCAAACGCCAAGAACCTTCCCAACCAACTCCACGTAAGAAGGCTATCAAACTTACCGAATTGGGACCAAGACTAACCTTGAAACTGGTCAAGATCGAAGAAGGAATCTGTTCAGGAAAAGTGTTGCATCACGAATACGTTCAAAAATCAAGCGGAGAAATTAGAGAATTGGAGAAGAGACATGCTGCAAAGATGAGACTCAAggaacaaagaaagaaagagcaagaagaaaacatcgCGAAAAAGAAGGCTGTCAAAGATGCTAAGAAGGAACGTAAgttggaaagaagaaaagccaGGGCTGCAGAAGAGGGCGACGGTGAAAACAAGGCCGATGCTGTGAGTGATGATGAATCTTCGTCCAGCGAGGATGAGCATTACAGTGATGTGCCTGAGGATCTAGATAGTGATTTATTTAGCGAAGTTGAGTAA
- the HTD2 gene encoding hydroxyacyl-thioester dehydratase HTD2: MKSTRWILKDLLSRHRVKAFNSLFSRRLPTPNATKQLQIGEHFLFFPPPFEKFGKDGYFNYQSPAILLEDPKLQYRRRVWGQGELIQYSPINLDQEYICQESIKYIKKLRNEHVVCIERALLQSHLEKRTNKSDICLLERRILMYTNSLPNKAPTDPPAERVGYKSLGNFTVTDMDIIAYGQLSLNPHRIHWDKEYCRRVEGYEDIIMQGPFSIQLLLKCIQPLLRKPITQLRYRNLNYIYPGTTLNICQSLNSSAHKQTFQVRDLQENSIVYLTAEICC; encoded by the coding sequence ATGAAATCTACAAGATGGATACTCAAGGATCTCTTATCCAGGCACCGTGTTAAAGCGTTCAATAGCTTGTTCTCGAGACGACTTCCTACACCGAATGCAACGAAGCAACTTCAAATAGGTgaacattttcttttctttccgccaccatttgaaaagtttggTAAAGATGGGTATTTCAACTACCAAAGCCCCGCCATACTATTGGAAGACCCCAAGTTACAATACCGCAGAAGGGTTTGGGGTCAAGGCGAGCTTATCCAGTATTCGCCCATCAACTTAGACCAAGAATACATATGCCAAGAATCGATTAAATACATAAAGAAGTTGCGGAACGAGCATGTCGTTTGTATTGAAAGGGCCCTTCTACAAAGTCACCTTGAGAAAAGGACTAACAAGAGTGACATCTGCTTATTGGAGAGAAGAATCTTAATGTATACAAACTCACTACCAAACAAGGCTCCAACAGACCCCCCGGCAGAAAGAGTGGGGTACAAAAGCTTGGGGAATTTCACTGTTACTGATATGGACATCATAGCGTATGGGCAATTGTCTCTAAATCCACATCGAATACATTGGGACAAGGAATACTGTCGCCGAGTTGAGGGGTACGAAGATATCATCATGCAAGGTCCCTTTTCAATCCAGCTATTACTGAAATGCATCCAGCCGCTTTTGAGAAAGCCTATTACACAACTGCGGTATCGCAATTTAAATTATATCTATCCAGGAACAACTTTGAATATATGTCaatctttgaattcttcgGCCCACAAACAGACGTTCCAAGTCAGAGACCTCCAGGAAAATAGTATAGTATACTTGACCGCGGAAATTTGCTGCTAG
- the DYS1 gene encoding deoxyhypusine synthase, which yields MSDINEKLPELLQDAVLKASVPVPDDFVKVKGIDYSKPEATDMRATDLIEAMKTMGFQASSVGTACEIIDSMRSWRGKHIDELEDHEKKGCFDEDGYQKTTIFMGYTSNLISSGVRETLRYLVQHKMVDAIVTSAGGVEEDLIKCLAPTYMGEFALKGKTLRDQGMNRIGNLLVPNDNYCKFEEWIVPVLDKMLEEQEEYVKKHGVDCLDANQDVDSPIWTPSKMIDRFGKEINDESSVLYWAHKNKIPIFCPSLTDGSIGDMLFFHTFKASPKQLRVDIVGDIRKVNSMSMAAYRAGMIILGGGLIKHHIANACLMRNGADYAVYINTGQEYDGSDAGARPDEAVSWGKIKAEAKSVKLFADVTTVFPLIVAATFANGKPIKKVKN from the coding sequence ATGTCCGATATTAACGAAAAACTACCAGAACTATTGCAAGACGCCGTCTTGAAAGCATCTGTTCCTGTTCCAGATGACTTCGTCAAAGTCAAAGGTATCGACTATTCAAAGCCTGAGGCTACCGATATGAGAGCAACTGACCTGATAGAAGCTATGAAAACCATGGGTTTTCAAGCTAGTTCAGTTGGTACCGCTTGTGAGATTATCGATAGTATGAGATCATGGAGAGGTAAGCATATTGACGAATTGGAAGaccatgaaaagaaaggttGTTTCGATGAAGATGGGTACCAAAAGACAACCATTTTTATGGGTTACACTTCTAACTTGATCAGTTCTGGTGTTCGTGAGACTCTACGTTATTTGGTTCAACACAAGATGGTTGACGCAATTGTCACTTCGGCCGGTGGTGTGGAAGAAGATTTAATTAAGTGTCTTGCTCCAACTTACATGGGTGAATTTGCATTGAAGGGTAAGACTTTGCGTGATCAAGGTATGAACCGTATTGGTAACTTGCTGGTTCCAAATGATAACTATTGTAAGTTTGAAGAATGGATTGTTCCAGTCTTGGACAAGATGTtggaagaacaagaagaatacGTCAAGAAACATGGCGTTGACTGTTTGGATGCCAACCAAGACGTAGACTCGCCCATTTGGACTCCATCTAAGATGATCGATCGTTTCGGTAAGGAAATTAACGACGAATCTTCTGTCCTTTACTGGGCtcacaagaacaagatccCAATCTTTTGCCCATCTTTGACCGATGGTTCCATTGGTGATATGTTGTTTTTCCACACTTTCAAAGCGTCACCAAAACAACTAAGAGTTGACATTGTCGGTGATATCCGTAAGGTTAACTCCATGTCCATGGCCGCTTACAGAGCCGGTATGATCATTTTAGGTGGTGGTTTGATTAAGCATCATATTGCCAATGCTTGTTTGATGAGAAATGGTGCTGATTATGCCGTTTACATCAACACCGGTCAAGAATACGATGGTTCTGATGCAGGCGCTAGACCTGATGAGGCTGTTTCTTGGGGTAAGATTAAAGCAGAAGCTAAATCCGTCAAACTTTTCGCTGATGTCACCACTGTTTTCCCATTGATTGTCGCTGCTACATTTGCCAATGGTAAGCCAATCAAGAAAGTTAAGAACTAA
- the PAN5 gene encoding 2-dehydropantoate 2-reductase PAN5, protein MTATHRTTIHILGLGAMGTVLAVDLLRFTNALVVPLFRSQERLAQFQEANGNKTSIRKIYLEGAPLLSYPIERSECPESFSKKPIDNLVVTTKTYQTKEALAPYLPYINENTNLILIQNGLGILELLREEIFIDSKNRPNLFQGVISHGVYQDNAGVFNHAGWAGMKIARLPWTDEDMIQKKIIVKQDLANNSLVKLLMEPKFAKEFGMEHSTYQEMLSGQLFKFLVNACINPVTATLDCINGEIKDSCGPIFRSIIDECLQILRLAYKPLFEYREKFGGNDEYPDMNVNEVLTTDNMVSEVTRIGCDINAKNSSSMRQDSLFLRDIEIEFINGYVVRLASKLNLDPNSSKVNKTIQEMASLRLALNRSRKINGDWRSE, encoded by the coding sequence ATGACCGCGACGCATAGAACCACTATTCATATCCTTGGATTGGGTGCCATGGGTACCGTTTTGGCAGTAGATCTTTTGAGATTTACGAATGCCCTYGTCGTGCCTCTATTCAGATCACAAGAAAGACTTGCACAATTTCAAGAGGCAAACGGGAACAAAACTTCTATTCGTAAAATCTATCTAGAGGGCGCGCCACTGTTGTCATACCCAATTGAGAGAAGCGAATGCCCTGAAagtttttccaagaaacCTATTGACAATTTGGTTGTTACTACAAAAACTTATCAAACTAAGGAAGCCCTGGCTCCTTATTTGCCGTACATAAATGAAAACACAAACTTGATCCTCATCCAAAACGGACTGGGTATTTTAGAGTTATTGAGGGAAGAAATCTTTATAGATTCAAAAAACAGACCTAATTTATTTCAAGGTGTCATCTCCCATGGTGTTTATCAGGATAATGCTGGTGTCTTTAATCACGCTGGGTGGGCCGGTATGAAGATTGCTAGATTGCCTTGGactgatgaagatatgattcagaaaaaaataattgtTAAACAGGATTTGGCCAATAACTCGTTGGTGAAATTGTTAATGGAACCAAAATTTGCCAAGGAGTTTGGTATGGAACACTCTACCTACCAAGAAATGCTATCTGGCCAATTATTTAAGTTTTTAGTCAATGCGTGCATAAATCCAGTTACCGCAACGCTCGATTGTATCAATGGTGAAATAAAGGACTCCTGTGGCCCAATTTTCAGATCCATCATTGATGAATGTCTGCAAATATTAAGACTGGCTTACAAGCCGCTGTTTGAGTACCGCGAGAAATTTGGTGGAAATGATGAATACCCAGATATGAACGTCAATGAAGTTTTAACTACCGACAATATGGTTTCCGAAGTCACCAGGATTGGTTGTGATATCAATGCCAAAAACAGTAGTTCTATGAGACAAGATTCTCTGTTCTTAAGAGACATCGAGATTGAGTTTATTAATGGTTACGTTGTTAGATTGGCATCGAAATTGAACTTAGATCCAAACTCTTCTAAAGTCAACAAGACCATTCAAGAAATGGCTAGTTTGAGACTGGCATTGAACAGGTCCAGAAAGATCAACGGAGACTGGAGAAGCGAATGA
- the RRP4 gene encoding exosome non-catalytic core subunit RRP4 — MSEVITITKRNGAFQNSSNLLYNNAGISDDEDEDEQDIYLPDVNSRSKDESDSQIVTPGELVTDDPIWMRGHGTYFLDNMTYSSVAGTVSRVNRLLSVIPLRGRYAPETGDHIVGRIAEVGNKRWKVDIGGKQHAVLMLGSVNLPGGILRRKSESDELQMRSFLKEGDLLNAEVQSLFQDGSASLHTRSLKYGKLRNGMFCQVPSSLIVRAKNHTHNLPGNITVVLGVNGYIWLKKTSQMDLARDTPTANNNASNKSSGPTGAVSLNPSITRLEEESSWQIYSDENDPSISNSIRQTICRYANVIKALAFCEIGITQQRVVSAYEASMVYPNIGELIEKNVMESIGNDILTAERMRGNGD; from the coding sequence ATGTCTGAAGTCATCACAATCACCAAACGAAATGGGGCTTTCCAAAACTCTTCCAATCTGCTGTATAACAACGCAGGAATATCGGACGAcgaggatgaagatgagcAAGACATCTATTTGCCGGATGTAAACTCACGTTCTAAAGATGAGTCCGACTCTCAGATTGTGACACCCGGTGAACTGGTCACCGATGACCCCATCTGGATGAGAGGTCATGGCACATACTTTCTTGACAACATGACCTACTCCTCCGTCGCGGGTACAGTGTCCCGCGTCAATAGACTGCTATCGGTTATCCCATTGAGAGGTCGTTATGCTCCAGAGACTGGTGACCACATCGTGGGAAGAATCGCTGAAGTGGGTAATAAGAGATGGAAAGTAGATATTGGCGGTAAGCAACACGCCGTGCTTATGTTAGGCTCTGTTAATTTACCGGGTGGTATtctaagaagaaaatctgAAAGTGATGAATTGCAAATGAGaagttttttaaaagaagGTGACCTACTGAATGCGGAGGTGCAGTCTCTGTTCCAGGACGGTAGTGCTTCTTTACATACAAGATCCTTGAAATATGGGAAGTTGAGAAATGGTATGTTTTGTCAAGTTCCAAGCTCTTTAATCGTTAGAGCTAAAAACCACACTCATAATTTGCCCGGTAACATCACCGTGGTTCTCGGGGTCAATGGTTATATATGGTTAAAGAAAACCTCTCAGATGGACCTGGCAAGAGACACACCCACTGCTAACAACAATGCCTCGAATAAATCATCGGGCCCCACTGGAGCAGTATCGTTAAACCCTTCCATTACAAGACTAGAAGAGGAATCATCTTGGCAAATATATTCAGACGAGAATGACCCTTCCATATCAAACAGCATACGACAAACAATTTGCCGGTATGCGAATGTCATCAAGGCGTTGGCATTCTGCGAAATCGGTATTACTCAACAGCGTGTGGTGAGTGCTTACGAAGCTAGTATGGTCTATCCAAATATAGGCGAACTGATCGAAAAAAACGTAATGGAGTCCATCGGTAATGATATTCTTACCGCTGAGAGAATGAGAGGTAATGGCgactaa
- the TRM5 gene encoding tRNA (guanine) methyltransferase: MKTALPVLQRVNKLIRSCKMSGVFPYSPPVNREMRELDRSFFITRIPMCAVKFPEPKNISTFSKNFKDCILRVPRIPHVVKLSAAKPSEEPTSVQNKKLKTADSDNGTISKGVLLHDSIHSVEEAYAQLPAEALDFLKENRAEILAHEYVLDYDFWKAEEILRAVLPEEFLEEIPTGFTITGHIAHLNLRSEFKPFDSLIGQVILDKNNKIECVVDKVSSIATQFRTFPMKVIAGKSDSLVVEQRESNCTFRFDFSKVYWNSRLHTEHERLVKQYFQPGQVVCDVFAGVGPFAVPAGKKDVIVLANDLNPESYKSLQENIALNKVAQTVKSFNMDGAEFIRRSPELLQQWIKNEEDGTIKIPVPARKRHRSQQQQQQQQQPRFKEVPIPARISHYVMNLPDSAISFLGNFRGIFAEYAREDGNNEMPWVHVHCFEKYPPGEEVTEHELHERVHARIVAALQVTAHELPLQAVALHLVRKVAPTKPMYCASFQLPAAV; this comes from the coding sequence ATGAAAACCGCACTACCCGTATTGCAAAGAGTAAATAAACTGATCAGATCGTGCAAGATGTCAGGAGTATTCCCTTACAGCCCGCCAGTGAACCGCGAAATGCGAGAATTAGACAGGTCGTTTTTCATCACCAGGATACCAATGTGTGCAGTGAAGTTTCCCGAGCCCAAGAACATCAGCACGTTCTCCAAGAACTTCAAAGATTGCATTCTAAGGGTGCCACGTATCCCGCACGTTGTGAAATTGAGCGCCGCCAAGCCATCGGAGGAACCCACAAGCGTGCAAAACAAGAAGCTAAAGACCGCAGATAGCGACAATGGCACAATCTCGAAGGGGGTGTTGTTACACGATTCCATTCATAGTGTGGAGGAAGCGTATGCGCAGCTGCCTGCGGAAGCATTGGACTTCCTCAAGGAAAACCGGGCCGAGATCCTAGCGCATGAATACGTGCTAGACTACGATTTCTGGAAGGCGGAAGAAATCCTTCGAGCAGTCTTGCCCGAGGAGTTCTTGGAAGAGATTCCCACGGGCTTCACGATCACCGGTCACATTGCGCATCTGAACCTGCGTAGCGAGTTCAAGCCCTTCGACTCGCTCATCGGACAGGTCATCCTggacaagaacaacaagatCGAATGCGTGGTGGACAAAGTGAGTTCCATCGCCACGCAGTTCCGGACCTTCCCGATGAAGGTCATTGCCGGGAAGAGCGACAGCCTGGTGGTGGAGCAGCGAGAATCCAACTGCACATTCAGATTCGACTTCAGCAAGGTGTACTGGAACTCCAGATTGCACACTGAGCACGAAAGACTGGTCAAGCAGTACTTCCAGCCAGGTCAGGTCGTGTGCGACGTCTTCGCCGGCGTGGGGCCCTTTGCCGTGCCCGCGGGCAAGAAAGATGTCATTGTGTTGGCCAATGACCTGAATCCGGAGAGCTACAAGTCCCTGCAAGAGAACATCGCACTGAACAAGGTTGCCCAGACGGTCAAGTCCTTCAACATGGACGGCGCGGAGTTCATCCGTCGCTCGCCAGAACTCTTACAGCAATGGATCAAGAACGAAGAAGACGGCACGATTAAGATCCCTGTTCCCGCCAGGAAACGCCACCGGTcccagcagcagcagcaacaacaacagcaaccgCGCTTCAAAGAAGTGCCGATCCCAGCTCGAATCAGTCACTATGTCATGAACCTGCCCGACAGCGCCATCTCGTTCTTGGGCAACTTCCGCGGCATCTTTGCCGAATACGCCCGCGAAGACGGTAACAACGAAATGCCGTGGGTGCACGTGCACTGCTTCGAGAAGTACCCGCCCGGCGAAGAGGTCACCGAGCACGAGTTGCACGAGCGCGTTCATGCGCGCATAGTCGCCGCACTTCAGGTCACGGCGCACGAGCTGCCATTGCAAGCCGTTGCCCTGCATCTGGTTCGCAAGGTCGCGCCGACCAAACCGATGTATTGCGCCAGCTTCCAACTCCCGGCCGCCGTGTAA
- the RRP3 gene encoding RNA-dependent ATPase RRP3, giving the protein MSKIIKKKENKNVNELASLAEKIRAKALENQKKRIEAENESSSESDSEEPSAIEKKRVSKPKSKSKDSTSTENDHSNDGESFETFNELNLVPELLQACKNLNYSKPTPIQSKSIPPALAGHDIIGLAQTGSGKTAAFAIPILNRLWHDQEPYYACILAPTRELAQQIKEAFDSLGSLMGVRSTCIVGGMNMMDQARDLMRKPHIIIATPGRLMDHLENTKGFSLRKLKFLVMDEADRLLDMEFGPVLDRILKIIPTQDRTTYLFSATMTSKIDKLQRASLTNPVKCAVSNKYQTVDTLVQTLMVVPGGLKNTYLIYLLNEFIGKTMIIFTRTKANAERLSGLCNLLEFSATALHGDLNQNQRMGALDXFKAGKRAILVATDVAARGLDIPSVDIVVNYDIPVDSKSYIHRVGRTARAGRSGKSVSLVSQYDLELILRIEEVLGKKLPKENVDKNIILTLRDSVDKANGEVVMEMNRRNKEKIARGKGRTGRMMMRENMDRGER; this is encoded by the coding sequence ATGTCAAAGATCattaagaaaaaggaaaataagaATGTTAACGAATTAGCTTCTTTGGCTGAAAAGATCAGAGCAAAGGCTCTTGagaaccaaaagaaacggATAGAAGCGGAAAATGAAAGTAGTTCAGAATCTGATTCTGAAGAACCTTCcgctattgaaaaaaaaagagtttcCAAACCAAAGAGCAAATCTAAAGACTCCACGTCGACCGAAAATGACCATTCAAATGACGGTGAATCCTTCGAAACTTTTAACGAGTTAAATCTGGTTCCCGAGCTACTCCAAGCTTGTAAGAACTTGAACTACTCCAAACCAACTCCAATTCAATCTAAATCAATTCCACCAGCACTTGCAGGCCATGATATCATTGGTCTTGCACAAACAGGTTCCGGTAAGACTGCTGCGTTTGCTATTCCCATTTTAAACCGTTTATGGCACGATCAAGAGCCATACTATGCATGTATTCTTGCCCCAACGAGAGAATTGGCACAACAGATCAAAGAAGCTTTTGATTCATTAGGGTCCTTAATGGGTGTAAGGTCGACATGTATTGTGGGTGGTATGAATATGATGGACCAAGCTAGAGACTTGATGAGAAAACCACATATTATCATTGCTACGCCTGGTAGATTAATGGATCATCTAGAGAACACCAAGGGGTTCTCGCTGAGGAAGCTGAAATTTTTAGTCATGGATGAAGCAGATAGATTGTTAGATATGGAATTCGGACCCGTTCTTGATAGAATTCTAAAGATTATACCAACGCAAGATAGAACtacatatttattttctgcCACTATGACTTCcaaaattgataaattgCAAAGAGCCAGTTTGACAAATCCTGTGAAATGTGCCGTATCAAATAAATATCAAACCGTGGACACATTGGTGCAAACATTGATGGTTGTGCCAGGCGGTCTCAAAAACACTTATTTGATATATCTATTAAATGAGTTCATCGGGAAGACAATGATTATTTTCACTAGAACAAAGGCCAATGCCGAAAGATTATCGGGATTGTGCAACTTGCTGGAGTTCAGCGCCACTGCTCTACATGGTGACTTGAatcaaaaccaaagaatGGGTGCTCTGGATMTGTTTAAGGCAGGAAAGAGAGCTATCCTTGTCGCTACAGATGTTGCTGCTAGAGGATTAGATATTCCATCTGTGGATATAGTTGTAAACTACGATATTCCTGTTGATTCTAAATCCTACATTCACCGTGTGGGTAGAACAGCAAGAGCCGGTAGATCAGGGAAATCTGTTTCGCTGGTGTCACAGTATGATCTGGAATTGATCTTAAGGATTGAAGAAGTGTTGGGTAAAAAACTACCGAAGGAAAATGTGGACAAGAACATTATATTAACCCTGAGAGACTCTGTTGATAAGGCCAACGGTGAAGTTGTCATGGAAATGAACAGAAGAAACAAGGAGAAGATTGCCAGAGGTAAGGGAAGAACAGGAAGAATGATGATGAGAGAAAACATGGATAGGGGTGAAAGATAA
- the SSZ1 gene encoding ribosome-associated complex protein SSZ1: protein MSSPVIGITFGNTSSSIAYINPKNDVDVIANPDGERAIPSALSYVGEDEYHGGQALQQLIRNPKNTIINFRDFIGLPFDKCDITKCANGAPAVEIDGKAGFIISRGEGKEEKLTVDEVVSRHLNRLKLAAEDYIGSTVKEAVLTVPTNFSEEQKTALKASAGKVGLKIVQFINEPSAALLAHAELFPFEKDVNVVVADFGGIRSDAAVIAVRNGIFTILSSVHDFNLGGDNLDTELVEYFANEFQKKNQTNPRKNARSLAKLKANSSITKKTLSNATSATISIDSLADGFDYHASINRMRYELVANKVFAQFSSFIDSAIAKAELDPLDIDAVLLTGGVSFTPKLTTNLEYTLPESVEILGPQNKNASNNPNELSASGAALQARLVSDYDADELAEALQPVIINTPHLKKAIGLVGAKGEFHPVLLAETSYPVQKKLTLKQAKGDFLVGVYEGEHHIEEKTLEPAPKEENAEEDDESEWSDDEPEVVREKLYTLGTKLMELGIKNANGVEIIFNINKDGALRVTARDLKSGTAVKGEL from the coding sequence ATGTCCTCTCCAGTGATCGGTATCACCTTCGGTAACACCTCATCTTCCATCGCTTACATCAACCCAAAGAATGACGTAGACGTTATTGCCAACCCAGATGGTGAGCGTGCCATTCCATCTGCTTTGTCCTACGTCGGTGAGGATGAATATCACGGTGGTCAAGCTTTGCAACAATTGATCAGAAACCCTAAGAACACCATCATCAACTTCCGTGACTTCATTGGTTTACCATTCGATAAATGTGACATTACCAAGTGCGCTAACGGAGCCCCAGCTGTTGAAATTGACGGTAAAGCTGGGTTCATTATCTCAAGAGGTGAAGGtaaagaagagaaacttACTGTTGATGAAGTTGTCTCCAGACATTTGAACAGATTGAAGTTGGCTGCTGAAGATTACATTGGCTCTACCGTCAAGGAAGCTGTGTTGACCGTCCCAACAAACTTTTctgaagaacaaaagactGCCTTAAAGGCTTCTGCCGGAAAGGTTGGCTTGAAGATTGTTCAATTCATTAATGAACCATCTGCTGCTCTATTGGCCCATGCTGAACTATTCCCATTTGAAAAGGATGTTAACGTAGTCGTTGCTGATTTTGGTGGTATTAGATCCGATGCTGCTGTTATTGCCGTTCGTAACGGTATCTTCACCATCTTGTCTAGTGTCCACGACTTCAACTTAGGTGGTGACAACTTGGATACTGAATTGGTAGAATACTTCGCCAATGAattccaaaagaagaatcaaACTAACCCAAGAAAGAACGCTAGATCTTTGGCCAAATTAAAGGCTAACTCTTCCATCACTAAAAAGACTTTATCTAATGCCACTTCAGCTACCATTTCCATTGATTCTTTGGCTGACGGGTTTGATTATCACGCTTCTATCAACAGAATGAGATACGAGTTAGTGGCTAACAAGGTTTTCGCTCAATTCTCCTCTTTCATTGATTCTGCCATTGCCAAAGCTGAATTAGACCCATTAGACATCGATGCTGTTCTTTTGACTGGTGGTGTATCATTCACTCCAAAGTTGACCACCAATTTGGAATACACATTACCAGAATCTGTTGAAATTCTCGGTCCACAGAACAAGAACGCTTCTAACAATCCAAACGAATTATCTGCATCCGGTGCCGCTTTACAAGCCAGACTAGTCAGCGACTACGATGCCGATGAATTAGCTGAAGCTTTACAACCAGTTATCATCAACACCCCACATCTAAAGAAGGCCATTGGTTTGGTCGGTGCCAAGGGTGAATTCCATCCAGTTTTGCTAGCTGAAACTTCCTACCCAgtacaaaagaaattgactTTGAAACAGGCGAAGGGTGACTTCTTGGTTGGTGTTTACGAAGGTGAACATCACATTGAGGAAAAAACTTTGGAACCAGCtccaaaggaagaaaacgctgaagaagacgatgaaaGTGAATGGTCCGACGACGAACCAGAAGTTGTCAGGGAAAAACTGTACACTCTGGGTACTAAATTGATGGAATTAGGTATCAAGAACGCCAACGGCGTTGAAatcattttcaacatcaacaaagACGGTGCGCTAAGAGTCACTGCTAGAGATTTGAAGTCTGGCACTGCTGTTAAGGGTGAATTATAG